In Romboutsia lituseburensis, a genomic segment contains:
- a CDS encoding ATP-binding protein — MLELKIYSAIQLVNSIFFVLSLFVMIKRMGYKYKAKGIFLNIINIILVVLLIKIETKYYVISKAIIKSIILFVLICKISYSFSLKKALSYSVLYSLIYKGIEVTLDIVILDIYIIMTEIFNFRWDIEFDILNTIIINLTILLLAYHFNRLKNLSINKKCYLYTTITIIINALIILFLRKASDNIYELYNVVTNNKINIKQLKLCMPFINFGDLVLPYIIVASNIIFIFSLIKFLKSTQEKAKIEVLNEKIDMQYNYYLNIKESQEKVRRLYHDINNHITNINIIQNQNKEGDTYINSINKEINDFKNTYNTGNIILDIILNEKSKLCKLKDIDLSCNIDFSKCNFIEMIDVSSIFSNLIDNAIEACEKIQDKEYKKYINIRGTIVKSYYILRCQNSKTNKVISKNHKILTSKKDKYLHGIGIESIKSSIKKYDGEVDIQIDENKFTTTIYIQLK; from the coding sequence ATGCTAGAACTTAAAATTTACTCAGCTATACAACTAGTTAACAGTATATTTTTTGTATTATCACTTTTTGTTATGATAAAAAGAATGGGATATAAATATAAAGCGAAAGGTATATTTCTTAATATAATAAATATTATTTTAGTGGTTTTATTAATAAAGATTGAAACAAAATATTATGTTATATCAAAAGCTATAATAAAATCGATAATTTTATTCGTTTTGATTTGCAAGATTTCATATTCTTTTAGCTTAAAAAAAGCTTTATCTTATTCCGTATTATATAGCTTAATATATAAAGGTATAGAAGTTACTCTTGATATTGTTATATTGGATATTTATATCATTATGACAGAGATATTTAATTTTAGATGGGATATTGAATTTGATATTTTAAATACTATAATAATCAATTTGACCATTTTATTACTTGCATATCATTTTAATAGACTTAAAAATTTATCTATCAATAAGAAGTGTTACCTTTATACTACAATAACAATAATAATAAATGCTCTAATAATATTATTTTTACGTAAAGCATCTGATAATATATATGAACTTTATAATGTAGTTACTAATAATAAGATAAATATAAAGCAATTAAAATTATGTATGCCATTTATCAATTTTGGAGATTTAGTATTACCATATATAATAGTTGCTAGTAATATAATCTTTATATTTTCACTTATAAAATTTTTAAAATCAACTCAAGAAAAAGCTAAGATTGAAGTGCTTAATGAAAAAATTGATATGCAGTATAATTATTATTTAAATATCAAAGAATCTCAAGAAAAAGTAAGAAGGCTTTATCATGATATAAATAATCATATTACAAATATTAATATAATTCAAAATCAAAATAAAGAGGGAGATACTTATATAAATAGTATAAATAAAGAAATAAATGATTTTAAAAATACATATAATACGGGAAATATAATACTAGACATTATCCTAAATGAAAAAAGTAAATTGTGTAAGTTAAAAGATATAGATTTATCCTGTAATATAGATTTTTCAAAATGTAATTTTATAGAGATGATAGATGTATCAAGTATATTTTCGAATTTAATAGATAATGCAATAGAAGCATGTGAAAAAATCCAAGATAAAGAATACAAAAAATATATAAATATAAGAGGAACAATCGTAAAATCATATTATATTTTAAGGTGTCAAAATAGCAAAACTAATAAAGTTATATCAAAAAATCATAAGATATTAACTAGTAAAAAGGACAAGTATCTACATGGTATTGGCATTGAAAGTATAAAATCATCAATTAAAAAATATGATGGAGAAGTAGATATTCAAATTGATGAAAATAAATTTACAACTACAATATATATACAACTTAAATAA
- a CDS encoding LytR/AlgR family response regulator transcription factor: MLKIAVCEDEKDQRELIKDYLTKILDEINLSYEIITFSSGEELFDNYPNDVDIFVLDILMDEINGMDIARKVRKIDDKNAEIIFTTSLVDYIQEGYEVRAYRYLLKPLKYEDLKKHITSCINEITDKNKYILVDNKSDALKIKVNEITYIEIKNRDLTIYTTRGNYQIKSTMNKIEKSLESHNFYRCHKSFLVNIEYVDTIKQYTAKLENKEEIPISRHRFKDFKIKFFRSMGEKLC, translated from the coding sequence ATGCTAAAAATAGCAGTATGTGAAGATGAAAAAGATCAAAGAGAGTTGATAAAAGACTACTTAACAAAAATATTAGATGAAATTAATTTGTCATATGAAATAATTACATTTAGCTCAGGAGAAGAGCTTTTTGATAATTATCCTAATGATGTAGATATATTTGTACTAGATATATTAATGGATGAAATAAATGGGATGGATATTGCAAGAAAAGTAAGAAAAATAGATGATAAAAATGCAGAGATAATATTTACTACATCATTAGTTGATTATATCCAAGAAGGATATGAAGTAAGAGCGTATAGATATCTATTAAAGCCATTAAAATATGAAGATTTAAAAAAACATATAACAAGCTGTATAAATGAGATAACTGATAAAAATAAATATATATTAGTAGATAATAAAAGTGATGCTTTAAAGATAAAAGTAAATGAAATAACATACATAGAAATAAAAAATAGAGATTTGACTATATATACGACTAGAGGAAATTATCAAATTAAAAGTACTATGAATAAGATAGAAAAAAGTTTAGAAAGTCACAATTTTTATAGATGTCATAAAAGCTTTTTAGTAAATATAGAATATGTAGATACTATAAAACAATACACTGCAAAACTTGAAAATAAAGAAGAAATTCCTATTAGCAGACATAGATTTAAAGATTTTAAAATTAAATTCTTTCGATCTATGGGAGAAAAATTATGCTAG
- a CDS encoding sugar ABC transporter permease — MNNKKTKSKRSKKNNLAYWAFVGPSLFAFALVIFIPLVLGIYYSFTDWNGISSEINFVGFENYIKAFSDESFRNSFIFTTKFTVASVIVINVIGFLLALLVTRESKISNLLRTIFFMPNLIGGLILGFIWQFIFVNVFNGIGEALGQQWLMGWLSNETTGFWGMVIIVAWQMAGYVMVVYVAGLQNVPPELNEAAKIDGANWWQRLRNITIPMVRPAFTISLFLTLSNSFKLFDQNLALTNGGPGNATQMIALNIYQTAFSLNKINLAQAKAVIFFVLVAVIGLVQVYITKKGEVEA, encoded by the coding sequence ATGAACAATAAAAAAACGAAGTCTAAAAGAAGTAAAAAAAATAACCTAGCATATTGGGCTTTTGTAGGACCTAGTTTATTTGCATTTGCGTTAGTAATATTTATACCTTTAGTATTAGGTATATACTATTCATTCACTGACTGGAATGGGATCAGTTCAGAAATAAATTTCGTGGGATTTGAAAATTACATAAAAGCTTTTTCAGATGAGTCATTTAGAAACTCATTCATATTTACTACTAAATTCACTGTAGCATCAGTAATAGTTATAAATGTTATAGGGTTTTTATTAGCACTTCTAGTAACTAGAGAATCGAAAATAAGTAATTTACTAAGAACAATATTCTTTATGCCAAATTTAATTGGTGGTTTAATTCTAGGATTTATATGGCAATTCATATTTGTAAATGTATTCAATGGAATAGGTGAAGCTTTAGGTCAACAGTGGCTTATGGGGTGGTTATCTAACGAGACAACAGGATTTTGGGGAATGGTAATCATAGTAGCTTGGCAAATGGCAGGATACGTTATGGTTGTATATGTAGCAGGTCTACAAAATGTTCCACCAGAATTAAATGAAGCTGCAAAAATAGATGGAGCTAACTGGTGGCAAAGACTAAGAAATATTACAATACCAATGGTTAGACCAGCATTTACAATAAGTTTATTCTTAACACTTTCTAACTCATTTAAATTATTTGATCAAAACTTAGCACTAACAAACGGTGGACCAGGTAATGCAACTCAAATGATAGCACTAAATATTTATCAGACAGCATTCTCACTTAATAAAATAAATTTAGCACAAGCTAAAGCTGTAATATTCTTTGTATTAGTTGCAGTTATAGGTTTGGTTCAAGTATATATTACTAAAAAAGGTGAGGTGGAAGCATAA
- the cdr gene encoding CoA-disulfide reductase produces MSKKIVIVGGVAGGASTAARLRRLDENAEIIMFEKGEYISFANCGLPYYIGGTINEREKLIVQTVEAMSSKFNLDIRNLSEVVKINKEEKKVVVKNHKSGETYEETYDTLVLSPGANPIKPPIPGIDKCDNLFTLRNIPDTDKVKAYVDNKKPKHAVVIGGGFIGLEMAENLHELGMKVTLVEASEQVMAPLDIEMVSIVHDHLIDKDVELILKDGVNSFADNGKKVILSSGKEIVTDMIILSIGVKPETTIAKDANIKLNERGAIVVDEYMKTSDENIYALGDAVEIMDFVNKKPTMIPLAWPANRQGRIVANNICGKNEKYKGTLGSSVAKVFDYTVATTGNNEKTLKRLGIDYKVVHIHPGSHAGYYPGSFPIAMKMTFDPKTGKIFGAQGVGMDGVEKRIDVMATAIKGGLTVFDLQDIEPCYAPPYNSAKDPVNMLGYYAENIIEGMVDTVQWHEVDEIIKAGGVIIDVREEFELVTGTMPQFIHIPLGQLRNRLSEIPTNKKLYVTCQVGLRGYIACRILKEHGLECTNIDGGIKTYQFVKRAEESMSKQNKNNNKKLEIKDEKSAMKLENIDITEINAHVTLDACGLQCPGPIRRVFEEINKMEEGQVLLVKASDPGFSKDISAWCEKTRNTLIKAEFDKNQKAFVAIIKKGSQNIAANPSCSIEAKEKNGATMVVFSGDLDKAIASFIIATGAASMGKEVTMFFTFWGLNILKRKDRPKVSKDTMEKMFDVMLPSHTGKLPLSKMNMAGMGPKMIEQIMKKHNVDDLDTLITNAINMGVKVVACSMSMDLMGIKKEEFIDGVELGGVAAYLGATEDSGLNLFI; encoded by the coding sequence ATGTCTAAAAAAATAGTTATTGTAGGTGGAGTAGCAGGTGGGGCATCAACTGCAGCTAGACTTAGAAGATTAGATGAAAATGCAGAAATTATAATGTTTGAAAAAGGTGAATATATATCTTTTGCAAACTGTGGTCTTCCGTATTATATAGGGGGAACAATAAATGAAAGAGAAAAATTAATAGTTCAAACTGTTGAAGCTATGAGCTCAAAGTTTAATTTAGATATAAGAAACTTAAGTGAAGTTGTTAAAATAAATAAAGAAGAAAAAAAGGTAGTAGTTAAAAACCACAAAAGTGGCGAAACATATGAAGAAACTTATGATACATTAGTGTTATCTCCAGGAGCAAATCCTATAAAGCCGCCAATACCAGGTATAGATAAATGTGATAATTTATTTACATTAAGAAATATACCAGATACAGATAAGGTTAAGGCATATGTAGATAATAAAAAGCCAAAGCATGCAGTAGTAATAGGTGGAGGATTTATAGGTCTTGAAATGGCAGAAAATCTTCATGAACTAGGTATGAAAGTTACATTAGTAGAAGCAAGTGAACAAGTTATGGCTCCTCTTGATATAGAAATGGTAAGTATAGTACATGACCATTTAATAGATAAAGATGTTGAATTAATACTAAAAGATGGAGTAAATTCATTTGCTGATAATGGAAAAAAAGTAATATTATCTAGTGGTAAGGAAATCGTTACTGACATGATAATATTATCAATTGGTGTTAAACCAGAAACAACTATTGCAAAGGATGCTAATATTAAGCTAAATGAAAGAGGCGCAATTGTAGTTGATGAGTATATGAAAACATCAGATGAAAATATATACGCATTAGGTGACGCTGTAGAAATAATGGACTTTGTTAACAAAAAGCCAACTATGATACCTTTAGCTTGGCCAGCAAATAGACAAGGAAGAATAGTTGCTAATAATATATGTGGTAAAAATGAAAAATATAAAGGAACACTAGGTTCTTCAGTTGCGAAAGTATTTGATTATACAGTAGCAACTACAGGAAACAATGAAAAAACATTAAAAAGACTTGGAATTGATTATAAGGTAGTTCATATACATCCAGGATCACATGCAGGATATTATCCAGGATCATTTCCTATAGCTATGAAAATGACTTTTGACCCTAAAACAGGAAAGATATTTGGGGCACAAGGAGTAGGGATGGATGGAGTTGAAAAAAGAATAGATGTTATGGCCACAGCTATAAAGGGTGGGCTTACAGTATTTGATTTACAAGACATAGAGCCTTGTTATGCTCCACCATACAACTCAGCAAAAGATCCAGTCAATATGTTAGGATATTATGCAGAAAATATAATAGAAGGTATGGTTGATACTGTACAATGGCATGAAGTTGATGAAATAATTAAAGCTGGTGGTGTAATAATAGATGTCAGAGAAGAATTTGAATTAGTTACAGGTACAATGCCGCAATTTATACACATACCATTAGGACAATTAAGAAATAGATTAAGTGAAATACCAACAAATAAAAAATTATACGTTACTTGTCAAGTTGGGTTAAGAGGATACATTGCATGTAGAATCTTAAAAGAACATGGATTAGAATGTACAAATATTGATGGAGGAATAAAAACTTATCAATTTGTAAAAAGAGCAGAAGAAAGTATGTCTAAGCAAAATAAAAATAATAATAAAAAATTAGAAATAAAGGATGAGAAATCAGCTATGAAATTAGAAAATATAGATATAACTGAAATAAATGCACATGTTACACTAGATGCATGTGGACTTCAATGCCCAGGTCCGATAAGAAGAGTATTTGAAGAAATAAATAAAATGGAAGAAGGACAAGTGCTATTAGTAAAAGCTAGTGATCCAGGGTTTAGCAAAGATATAAGTGCTTGGTGTGAAAAAACAAGAAACACATTAATAAAAGCTGAGTTTGATAAAAATCAAAAAGCATTTGTTGCAATAATAAAAAAAGGTTCACAAAATATAGCAGCCAATCCTAGTTGTTCAATAGAAGCAAAAGAAAAAAATGGAGCAACAATGGTAGTATTCAGTGGTGACTTAGATAAAGCAATAGCATCATTTATAATAGCAACTGGAGCTGCATCAATGGGTAAAGAAGTAACAATGTTCTTTACATTCTGGGGACTTAATATACTTAAGAGAAAAGATAGACCTAAAGTATCAAAAGATACTATGGAAAAAATGTTTGATGTAATGTTACCATCTCATACAGGAAAACTTCCATTATCTAAAATGAATATGGCTGGAATGGGTCCTAAAATGATAGAGCAAATAATGAAAAAGCACAATGTAGATGATTTAGATACATTAATAACAAACGCTATAAACATGGGTGTTAAAGTAGTTGCATGTTCTATGAGTATGGATTTAATGGGAATTAAAAAAGAAGAATTTATAGATGGAGTAGAATTAGGAGGAGTTGCTGCATACTTAGGAGCAACAGAAGATTCTGGATTAAACCTATTTATATAG
- a CDS encoding ABC transporter substrate-binding protein, which produces MGLKKILSLVTVTMLVASSVVGCSSSGGNTSKDAKGDQVKVDIFQFKVEAKDALEKAAEVYEEKNPNVDINIETVGGGNDYGAALRSKFQSGQEPTIFNVGGPQDVKDWDGKLENLKDETWVKEAFDGTLGSVTTDDGIFGMPFNQEGYGFIYNKEIFKKAGIDPATITSYDALQKAVETLDSKKGDLGLDSVFAVPGKEKWVTGLHLLNTALANEFESGKQAYEAKELGFKYNKELKDLLDLQVKYAFKPDGKNGSINSVDYAMQIEQKYSTGKVAMVQMGNWAYGGIEGVNKDIAANSGILPMPVKGVKEDCIPVGVPMYWSINKNKDDAEKKAAKEFLNWLYTSDEGKKMIIEDFKFIPAFKGYESDALQPKDPLSADVLKYANEGKTMPWVFMGYPSGWGENVVGADIQKYIDGSMSWDDLVKNAQKTWADERK; this is translated from the coding sequence ATGGGACTAAAGAAAATATTAAGTCTAGTTACGGTAACAATGTTAGTAGCATCGAGTGTAGTAGGATGTAGTTCAAGTGGAGGTAATACATCTAAAGACGCAAAAGGAGATCAAGTTAAAGTAGATATTTTCCAATTTAAAGTAGAGGCTAAGGACGCTCTAGAAAAAGCAGCTGAAGTTTATGAAGAAAAAAATCCTAATGTCGACATAAACATAGAAACAGTTGGTGGAGGTAATGATTACGGAGCGGCTTTAAGATCTAAATTCCAATCAGGACAAGAGCCAACAATATTTAACGTAGGTGGTCCACAAGATGTTAAGGACTGGGATGGAAAGCTAGAAAATTTAAAAGATGAGACTTGGGTAAAAGAAGCATTTGATGGAACATTAGGTTCAGTTACAACTGATGATGGAATATTCGGTATGCCATTTAACCAAGAAGGATATGGATTTATATATAACAAAGAAATATTTAAAAAAGCTGGAATAGACCCAGCTACAATAACAAGCTATGATGCACTACAAAAAGCTGTTGAAACTCTAGATTCTAAAAAAGGTGATTTAGGACTTGATTCAGTATTTGCAGTACCAGGTAAAGAAAAGTGGGTTACAGGACTTCACTTATTAAATACAGCTTTAGCTAATGAGTTTGAAAGTGGAAAACAAGCATATGAAGCTAAAGAATTAGGATTTAAATACAACAAAGAATTAAAAGATTTATTAGACTTACAAGTTAAATATGCTTTCAAACCAGATGGAAAAAATGGATCTATAAATAGTGTTGACTATGCTATGCAAATAGAACAAAAATATTCAACTGGAAAAGTTGCAATGGTACAAATGGGTAACTGGGCATATGGAGGAATAGAAGGAGTTAACAAAGATATAGCTGCTAATTCTGGAATATTACCAATGCCAGTAAAAGGTGTTAAAGAAGATTGTATACCTGTAGGTGTTCCAATGTATTGGTCTATAAATAAAAATAAAGATGATGCTGAAAAGAAAGCAGCTAAGGAATTCTTAAATTGGTTATACACTTCAGATGAAGGTAAGAAAATGATAATAGAAGACTTCAAATTTATACCAGCATTTAAAGGATATGAAAGCGATGCACTACAACCAAAAGATCCATTATCAGCAGATGTATTAAAATATGCTAATGAAGGAAAAACTATGCCATGGGTATTCATGGGATATCCAAGTGGATGGGGAGAAAATGTAGTTGGTGCTGATATTCAAAAATACATAGATGGAAGCATGAGCTGGGATGATTTAGTTAAAAATGCACAAAAAACTTGGGCAGATGAAAGAAAATAA
- a CDS encoding ABC transporter permease produces the protein MKVSTKLAVAYLISQKGKTLALITSISLAVMLIFTLNVIPETQSKINIDKAYKNFSDYHVEYSNLSNDVSSNLKNEKEIKEIYDVINFGDIVDKNGVSINLNSYNKDFLDAYGYKMIKGSFPKNDNEIVIEEKALREMNLSNELNQEINFNVIKKYVDKNNENQIYTKPNKFKVVGIIQKPEDYYKDNEFFSVKGFTKLSTSQDITPNELLSHSGVLKFNTENPSMTMANKFIGKYRLNIRDFELNVGLSNVLNEYKDRKMTKFSITNKLIPMISAGLVIYNIFNIILIDRTNQIGVLRAIGMKKKNIKYMMVVQSLIVLIIGLVIGFGVGYVVSLIGINSIYGQNKSIYVSQESIIEPLILATIVVFICSILSTHKASKISPVEAMKTTNRYTKNQKDRFYHRLIKKIFGLTGEMAFKNILRDKSKTILSILSISLAGSLFISKMAFYNDDENLDNSSLPIISMGDTDVILKHNSNNSNEFYANYNKSYIDNISEMDNIREVMPSINTSAYLKTNINSITDEAKSLISQKKDNLEVNMSIKGYNKNFIKSLEKYIESGLNINDEYIDKNDSYPSALISNHFYSSDQYSNDTHVLKKIKVGDIIQVKVCVDENGNLKYKDQKVRVAGLLNKDYVVTQDGGMDSLFQVILNENDFKSITNIENYNKVSVKLDNKDNKKVHKELEKLVKNSSFKEIESKYKYQKYDIEQSQQNKKEVLVSVILTLIISVINIICIIKANIMIRIKELSTLRAIGMSIRDIKKMITKESIIYAIFSTILSAISATLSNFKFAYMINTAGAQVIGAENSLSYSIPINEILQFGIVTIIICILATYLSTNKLVKLSIVEGLKING, from the coding sequence ATGAAAGTTAGTACTAAGTTAGCAGTAGCATATTTAATAAGTCAAAAGGGAAAAACTCTAGCTCTTATAACTAGTATATCTTTGGCTGTAATGCTTATATTTACTTTAAATGTTATACCAGAGACTCAAAGTAAGATAAATATTGATAAAGCCTATAAAAATTTTAGTGATTATCATGTAGAGTATAGCAATTTAAGTAATGATGTAAGTAGCAATCTAAAAAATGAGAAAGAAATAAAAGAAATTTATGATGTAATAAACTTTGGTGATATTGTAGATAAAAATGGAGTTTCTATAAATTTAAATTCTTATAATAAAGATTTTTTAGATGCTTATGGATACAAAATGATAAAAGGATCTTTCCCTAAAAATGATAATGAAATAGTAATAGAAGAAAAAGCATTAAGAGAAATGAATTTAAGCAATGAATTAAATCAAGAAATTAATTTTAATGTTATTAAAAAATATGTAGATAAGAATAATGAAAATCAAATTTACACTAAACCTAATAAATTTAAAGTAGTTGGAATAATACAAAAGCCAGAGGATTATTATAAGGACAATGAATTTTTTAGTGTAAAAGGATTTACTAAACTTTCAACTAGTCAAGATATAACACCAAATGAACTTTTATCTCATAGTGGAGTTTTAAAATTTAACACCGAAAATCCTAGTATGACTATGGCAAATAAATTTATAGGAAAGTATAGATTAAATATACGTGACTTTGAATTAAATGTAGGTCTTAGTAATGTTCTAAATGAGTATAAGGATAGAAAAATGACTAAATTTAGTATAACTAATAAACTAATTCCAATGATATCAGCAGGATTAGTTATATACAATATATTTAATATTATATTAATTGATAGAACCAATCAAATTGGAGTTCTTAGAGCTATTGGTATGAAAAAGAAAAATATAAAATATATGATGGTTGTTCAAAGCTTAATAGTTCTTATTATAGGACTAGTTATAGGATTTGGCGTAGGATATGTAGTGTCTTTGATAGGTATAAATAGTATTTATGGACAAAATAAAAGTATCTATGTAAGCCAAGAAAGTATAATTGAGCCTTTAATATTAGCCACTATAGTAGTTTTTATTTGTAGTATACTATCAACACATAAAGCATCAAAAATATCTCCTGTTGAAGCTATGAAAACTACCAATAGATACACAAAAAATCAAAAGGATAGATTTTATCATAGACTAATTAAAAAAATATTTGGACTAACAGGTGAAATGGCTTTTAAAAATATTTTAAGAGATAAAAGTAAAACTATTTTATCAATACTTTCTATAAGCCTTGCAGGTTCGCTTTTTATTAGCAAGATGGCATTTTATAATGATGATGAAAATTTGGATAACAGTAGCTTGCCAATAATATCAATGGGAGATACTGATGTTATTTTAAAACATAATAGTAATAATTCAAATGAATTTTATGCTAATTATAATAAAAGTTATATTGATAATATATCAGAGATGGATAATATTAGAGAAGTTATGCCTAGTATAAATACGAGTGCATATTTAAAAACTAATATAAATAGTATTACAGATGAGGCTAAATCACTAATATCACAAAAGAAAGATAATTTAGAAGTAAATATGAGTATAAAAGGATATAATAAAAATTTTATAAAAAGCCTTGAAAAGTATATAGAATCTGGACTTAATATAAATGATGAATATATAGATAAAAATGATTCTTATCCTAGTGCACTAATTTCAAATCATTTTTACTCATCAGACCAATATTCAAATGATACACATGTTTTAAAGAAAATAAAAGTAGGAGATATTATACAAGTTAAAGTTTGTGTAGATGAAAATGGAAATTTAAAGTATAAAGATCAAAAAGTAAGAGTAGCTGGTTTATTAAACAAAGATTATGTAGTAACTCAAGATGGAGGTATGGATTCTTTATTTCAAGTGATATTAAATGAAAATGATTTTAAAAGTATAACTAATATAGAAAACTACAATAAAGTATCAGTAAAATTAGATAATAAAGACAATAAAAAAGTACATAAAGAGTTAGAAAAATTAGTTAAAAATAGTTCGTTCAAAGAAATAGAAAGTAAATATAAGTATCAGAAATATGATATAGAACAATCACAACAAAATAAAAAAGAAGTATTAGTATCAGTAATTCTTACACTTATAATATCAGTAATAAATATAATTTGCATAATTAAAGCTAATATTATGATTAGAATAAAAGAACTATCAACACTTAGAGCTATTGGTATGAGTATAAGAGATATTAAAAAGATGATAACTAAGGAAAGTATTATATATGCTATATTTAGTACAATATTATCTGCTATATCAGCAACATTAAGTAATTTTAAATTTGCATATATGATAAATACAGCAGGGGCTCAAGTAATTGGAGCAGAAAATAGTCTGTCTTATAGTATACCAATAAATGAAATACTTCAATTTGGCATAGTTACAATAATAATTTGCATATTAGCAACATATTTATCTACAAACAAATTAGTAAAATTAAGTATAGTAGAAGGCTTAAAAATAAATGGCTAA
- a CDS encoding carbohydrate ABC transporter permease, with the protein MKNKVSKWGMNILGVILAIICLSPFYIVIVNSFKSKGELFESTLALPKAANIDNYTNAWEKLDFIKVLGNSLFITIISVLFIILFASMAAWMLQRTNSKICNIILVILVASMLVTFQSIMLPLVNIMGKLNLLNVPGIIFMYIGFGSASAIFLYHGFVKSIPKELDEAALIDGCSKWQTFRYIIFPLLKPISITVAILNTVWIWNDFLLPSLVINTPETRTIPLSMFFFFGQYTKQWDLALAGLVLTIIPVLVFYFFAQKHIIKSVTSGSIK; encoded by the coding sequence ATGAAAAACAAAGTATCAAAATGGGGAATGAATATTTTAGGAGTTATATTAGCAATAATTTGTTTATCTCCTTTTTATATAGTAATTGTAAACTCATTTAAATCTAAAGGAGAATTATTTGAAAGTACATTAGCTCTACCTAAAGCAGCAAACATAGATAACTATACAAATGCTTGGGAAAAGCTAGATTTTATAAAAGTACTAGGAAACTCATTGTTTATAACGATTATAAGTGTTTTATTTATAATATTATTTGCATCTATGGCAGCATGGATGTTACAAAGAACTAATTCAAAGATATGTAATATAATATTAGTTATTTTAGTTGCTTCAATGTTAGTAACTTTCCAATCAATAATGTTACCTCTTGTAAATATAATGGGTAAATTAAACCTTCTTAATGTACCAGGAATTATATTTATGTATATAGGATTTGGATCAGCCTCAGCAATATTCTTATATCATGGATTTGTAAAAAGTATTCCAAAAGAGCTTGATGAAGCTGCATTAATAGATGGATGTAGTAAGTGGCAAACATTTAGATATATAATATTCCCACTTTTAAAACCTATATCTATAACAGTTGCAATACTTAACACTGTTTGGATATGGAATGACTTCTTATTACCATCACTTGTAATTAACACACCAGAAACTAGAACTATACCTTTATCAATGTTCTTCTTCTTTGGACAATATACAAAGCAATGGGATCTAGCACTTGCAGGATTAGTTTTAACAATAATACCAGTATTAGTATTCTACTTCTTTGCACAAAAACACATAATAAAGAGTGTTACATCAGGAAGTATAAAATAG